Proteins from one Akkermansiaceae bacterium genomic window:
- a CDS encoding homoserine kinase, whose translation MPDSKEIRVFAPATVANVACGYDVLGFAINAPGDEVVVRHSDKPGLHITKITGDNGKLPKNPAQNTAGVAALDLLKHLGMMDRGIEMEIHKKMPFGSGLGSSAASAVAGAYAVNKLIGSPLSRKQLLPFTMAGEAFADGAWHADNVGPCLMGGIVFIRSNAELDIAQLPAPKNLWAAVVHPDIEILTKVAREILPKEIPLENATQQIGNLGGLICGLIQEDYGMISRSIHDVIAEPRRQKLIPDFYKAKRAALAAGALGFSISGAGPSVFALCEGEETARKVADAVSKVFSAVPLTNQAYVSPINTTGVHVIS comes from the coding sequence ATGCCCGATTCCAAAGAAATCCGCGTCTTCGCCCCGGCCACGGTGGCGAATGTCGCCTGTGGCTACGACGTCCTCGGCTTCGCGATCAACGCACCGGGTGACGAAGTGGTCGTCCGTCATTCAGACAAACCCGGGCTGCACATCACCAAGATTACCGGCGACAACGGCAAGCTGCCGAAAAACCCCGCCCAGAACACCGCCGGAGTGGCCGCGCTGGACCTGCTGAAGCACCTCGGCATGATGGACCGCGGAATCGAGATGGAGATCCACAAGAAGATGCCCTTCGGCTCCGGTCTCGGCTCCTCCGCCGCTTCCGCGGTGGCGGGTGCCTACGCCGTGAACAAGCTGATCGGCTCACCGCTCAGCCGCAAGCAACTCCTCCCCTTCACCATGGCCGGTGAGGCCTTCGCCGACGGCGCATGGCACGCGGACAACGTCGGCCCCTGCCTCATGGGCGGCATCGTCTTCATCCGCTCCAACGCGGAGCTGGACATCGCCCAGCTCCCCGCGCCGAAGAACCTGTGGGCGGCCGTCGTCCACCCGGACATCGAGATCCTCACCAAGGTCGCCCGCGAGATCCTGCCGAAGGAAATCCCGCTCGAAAACGCCACCCAGCAGATCGGCAACCTCGGCGGCCTCATCTGCGGCCTGATCCAGGAAGACTACGGCATGATCTCCCGCTCCATCCACGATGTGATCGCGGAGCCACGCCGCCAGAAGCTGATCCCGGATTTCTACAAGGCGAAACGCGCCGCACTCGCTGCCGGTGCTCTCGGTTTCTCCATTTCCGGTGCCGGTCCGTCCGTCTTCGCGCTCTGCGAGGGAGAGGAAACCGCCCGCAAGGTGGCGGACGCCGTCTCCAAGGTGTTCTCCGCCGTCCCGCTCACCAACCAAGCCTACGTCTCGCCCATCAACACGACGGGTGTGCACGTGATTTCCTGA
- the thrC gene encoding threonine synthase, giving the protein MLYHSTNNPAHRVDLKEAILRSLPPDNGLYMPDKLPVLGEDFWKIWRYLSFQEIGYAVAEAFFGEDVPHDALKDIVEGTLTFDAPLVTLAPGDHILELFHGPTLAFKDFGARFMARLMGWLTRDEDQELTVLVATSGDTGGAVASAFHNVPGTRVIILYPEGKVSGLQEKQLTALGGNITALEIAGSFDDCQALVKSAFLNQELSAKLNLTSANSINLSRLVPQSFYYIHSARQLPEGVKPVFVVPSGNFGNLTAGLLAAQLGLPVDHFIAATNRNDVVPAYLSSGDYQPRPSVATISNAMDVGAPSNFVRMQALFGGSWDSMKAKIHGVMFSDDQTRAAIREVKSIHGYDIDPHGAVAWLAARQWRAGHPGTATISLETAHPSKFPDVMEAELGKGVIEIPERLAVLADKPKVATKLGTNTAAFHDYLRSI; this is encoded by the coding sequence GTGCTTTACCACTCCACCAACAATCCCGCCCACCGTGTTGACCTGAAGGAAGCGATCCTCCGCTCCCTGCCACCGGACAACGGACTCTACATGCCGGACAAACTGCCGGTGCTGGGCGAGGATTTCTGGAAAATCTGGCGCTACCTTTCCTTCCAGGAGATCGGCTACGCGGTGGCGGAGGCCTTCTTCGGCGAGGACGTGCCGCACGACGCGCTGAAGGACATCGTGGAAGGAACACTGACCTTTGATGCGCCATTGGTGACACTGGCACCCGGCGACCACATCCTCGAGCTGTTCCACGGCCCTACCCTCGCCTTCAAGGACTTTGGTGCACGCTTCATGGCCCGCCTGATGGGCTGGCTGACCCGCGACGAGGACCAGGAACTGACGGTTCTGGTCGCCACTTCCGGCGACACCGGCGGCGCGGTCGCATCCGCGTTCCACAACGTCCCCGGGACCCGCGTGATCATCCTCTATCCGGAGGGCAAGGTCTCCGGCCTCCAGGAGAAGCAGCTCACCGCTCTGGGCGGCAACATCACCGCGCTGGAAATCGCCGGCTCGTTCGATGATTGCCAGGCGCTGGTGAAGTCCGCCTTCCTGAACCAGGAGCTGTCCGCGAAGCTGAACCTCACCTCCGCGAACTCCATCAACCTTTCCCGCCTGGTCCCGCAGAGCTTCTACTACATCCACAGTGCCCGCCAGCTTCCGGAAGGGGTGAAGCCCGTGTTCGTGGTGCCATCCGGCAACTTCGGCAACCTCACCGCCGGACTGCTGGCCGCACAGCTCGGCCTGCCGGTGGACCACTTCATCGCCGCGACCAACCGCAATGACGTGGTGCCCGCCTACCTTTCCTCCGGCGACTATCAGCCGCGCCCGAGCGTGGCCACCATCTCGAACGCGATGGATGTCGGCGCACCGTCTAACTTTGTCCGCATGCAGGCGCTCTTCGGTGGTTCATGGGACTCCATGAAGGCGAAGATCCACGGCGTCATGTTCAGCGACGACCAGACCCGCGCGGCCATCCGCGAGGTGAAGTCGATCCACGGTTACGACATCGACCCACACGGCGCGGTCGCATGGCTGGCCGCCCGCCAATGGCGCGCCGGTCACCCCGGCACCGCCACCATCAGCCTGGAAACCGCCCATCCGTCGAAGTTCCCGGACGTCATGGAAGCGGAACTCGGCAAAGGCGTCATCGAGATCCCCGAACGCCTCGCCGTTCTGGCGGACAAGCCGAAGGTCGCCACAAAGCTCGGCACTAATACCGCCGCGTTCCATGACTACCTGCGCTCAATCTGA
- a CDS encoding DUF5069 domain-containing protein encodes MSNAKDLSKEAPTSPRVRIGGYAILSRMADKGRADIAGTLGDFHFDCPLDNMLFGFKGVKGADVRKELEKGASDTEIAAWLDANGTPKTEDEKNAWSNEIEAYHPYENPEKRDWFIGVCGEVGIDPQTSTLFDYLETDDRVSYKIG; translated from the coding sequence ATGAGCAACGCCAAAGATCTGTCCAAGGAAGCCCCCACCAGCCCACGAGTCCGCATCGGTGGCTACGCCATCCTGTCCCGCATGGCGGACAAGGGGCGTGCGGATATCGCCGGAACGCTGGGTGATTTCCACTTCGACTGCCCCCTCGACAACATGCTCTTCGGTTTCAAGGGTGTGAAGGGGGCGGACGTCCGCAAGGAGCTCGAGAAGGGAGCGTCCGACACGGAGATCGCCGCGTGGCTCGATGCAAACGGCACGCCGAAGACCGAGGACGAGAAGAATGCCTGGTCCAATGAGATCGAGGCCTATCACCCTTACGAAAACCCGGAGAAGAGGGATTGGTTCATCGGTGTCTGCGGCGAGGTCGGCATCGATCCACAGACCAGCACGTTGTTCGACTACCTGGAGACAGACGATCGGGTGAGCTACAAGATCGGTTGA
- a CDS encoding RecQ family ATP-dependent DNA helicase: MLRTLEEHFGFDVFREGQEPVINALMEGRSALAVFPTGGGKSLCYQLPALLLDGVTLVISPLIALMKDQVDRLTARGISAARLDSTLDAAEVMEINRRLDAGELKLLYVAPERLTNERFRQRLERLPIAMAAIDEAHCISEWGHNFRPDYLKLAMILKDLGVKRILALTATATPSVAEDIRGRFGIAREDHIQLSFHRTNLDLRTTVCGVRERKALLLERIRGTDGAAVVYVTRQETAEEIGTYLARNGVSAQAYHAGLPPETRAAAQIAFMDGTVRVIVATIAFGMGIDKADIRAVYHYNLPKSLENYSQEIGRAGRDGKPAVCEMLACGEDLVTLENFIHADTPTKRALANLLDRVLRLGTTFDVSVYDLSVSCDIRTQVVATVMTYLETDGHITATGTFYSTYRVKLLQPQERIFSGRPPEEADFLRKLWKLGEEKRTWRYFDPSAAAATLEVTRERVVAALSELERAGDVALEISGVRQGYRMLKEGNPREIAERFAEKFSRRETADLDRLGMVSDLPGRGECLTGCLTGYFGEFLPEPCGHCDRCRGLKPESIRRPQVRKAEDGEWAVMKGLIDERHPALATPRQLARFLSGMTSPAATRAGLTRHDAFGMLADIPFREILDQVNAARG, from the coding sequence GTGCTGCGGACTCTGGAAGAACACTTTGGTTTCGACGTTTTCCGGGAGGGGCAGGAGCCGGTGATCAACGCCCTGATGGAAGGGCGGTCCGCTCTGGCGGTTTTTCCAACGGGCGGAGGGAAATCCCTCTGCTACCAACTTCCCGCGCTGCTGCTGGATGGTGTGACCCTCGTGATTTCCCCTCTGATCGCGCTGATGAAGGATCAGGTGGACCGCCTGACGGCGCGGGGGATTTCCGCGGCGCGGCTGGACTCCACGCTGGACGCGGCGGAGGTGATGGAGATCAACCGGCGGCTGGATGCCGGGGAACTCAAACTGCTCTACGTGGCCCCTGAGCGCCTAACGAACGAGCGGTTCCGGCAGCGGCTGGAACGCCTGCCGATCGCCATGGCGGCCATCGATGAGGCACACTGCATTTCGGAATGGGGGCACAATTTCCGCCCTGACTACCTGAAGCTGGCGATGATCCTGAAGGACCTGGGCGTGAAACGGATCCTCGCCCTGACGGCGACGGCCACGCCATCCGTTGCGGAAGATATCCGGGGACGCTTCGGCATCGCCCGGGAGGATCACATCCAGCTCAGCTTCCACCGCACGAATCTGGATCTGAGAACCACGGTCTGCGGGGTGAGGGAGAGAAAGGCGTTGCTGCTGGAACGCATCCGCGGGACGGATGGTGCCGCGGTGGTCTATGTCACGCGGCAGGAAACGGCCGAAGAGATCGGCACCTATCTGGCCCGCAACGGGGTTTCCGCGCAGGCCTACCATGCGGGGCTGCCGCCGGAGACGAGGGCGGCGGCGCAGATCGCCTTCATGGACGGGACGGTGCGTGTCATTGTCGCCACCATCGCGTTCGGCATGGGCATCGACAAGGCGGACATCCGTGCGGTGTACCATTACAACCTGCCGAAGAGCCTGGAGAACTACAGCCAGGAGATCGGCCGGGCGGGCCGTGATGGAAAGCCGGCGGTGTGCGAGATGCTCGCATGTGGTGAGGATCTGGTGACGCTGGAGAATTTCATCCACGCGGACACTCCCACGAAGCGGGCGCTGGCCAATCTCCTGGACCGGGTGCTCCGGCTGGGCACGACCTTTGATGTTTCCGTCTATGACCTCTCGGTGTCGTGCGATATCCGGACGCAGGTCGTGGCCACGGTGATGACCTACCTGGAGACGGATGGACACATCACGGCCACCGGCACGTTCTACTCCACCTACCGGGTGAAGCTACTGCAACCGCAGGAACGGATCTTCAGCGGACGTCCGCCGGAGGAGGCCGATTTCCTGCGGAAGCTCTGGAAGCTGGGGGAGGAAAAGCGGACATGGAGATACTTCGATCCATCTGCCGCAGCGGCGACACTGGAGGTGACGCGGGAGCGCGTGGTGGCCGCCCTTTCCGAACTGGAGCGGGCAGGGGACGTGGCCCTGGAAATCTCCGGCGTGAGGCAGGGCTACCGCATGCTCAAGGAGGGCAATCCTCGTGAGATCGCCGAGCGTTTCGCGGAAAAATTCTCCCGCCGGGAAACGGCGGATCTGGATAGGCTCGGGATGGTTTCCGATCTGCCTGGTCGCGGAGAATGCCTCACCGGTTGCCTGACCGGATATTTCGGGGAGTTCCTGCCGGAGCCATGCGGCCACTGTGACCGTTGCCGGGGATTGAAGCCGGAATCGATCCGTCGCCCGCAGGTGAGAAAGGCCGAGGATGGGGAATGGGCGGTGATGAAAGGCCTGATCGATGAACGGCATCCGGCCCTCGCCACCCCGCGGCAGCTCGCCCGGTTTCTCTCAGGCATGACCAGCCCGGCGGCAACTCGTGCGGGACTGACCCGCCACGACGCCTTCGGGATGCTCGCGGACATTCCATTCCGGGAAATCCTGGATCAGGTGAACGCCGCGAGAGGGTGA
- a CDS encoding AP2 domain-containing protein encodes MEVATDNFAITRMERAESSTFGWQVRLQRRGTRYAKYFADRRYGGIDASLAAARKWRDDLLKTFAEDERARVCSKSSRNSSGVVGVSKVTISGANGVTYYFWQATWSPSPGQRRSIRFSVKKHGEEEAFRLAVEARQNGTYG; translated from the coding sequence ATGGAAGTTGCGACGGATAATTTTGCGATCACCCGGATGGAACGGGCTGAAAGCAGCACCTTCGGCTGGCAGGTGCGCCTGCAGCGGCGGGGTACGCGGTATGCGAAGTATTTTGCGGACCGCCGCTACGGTGGCATCGACGCATCACTGGCAGCGGCCAGAAAGTGGCGAGACGACCTTCTCAAAACTTTCGCCGAAGACGAAAGAGCCCGTGTCTGCTCGAAGTCTTCCCGCAACTCCTCCGGTGTCGTGGGTGTCTCGAAAGTGACGATCTCCGGTGCCAACGGGGTGACGTATTACTTCTGGCAGGCGACTTGGTCCCCTTCCCCGGGCCAGCGGCGCAGCATCCGCTTCTCCGTGAAAAAGCATGGGGAGGAAGAGGCGTTCCGGCTCGCCGTGGAAGCACGCCAGAACGGCACCTACGGCTGA
- the argH gene encoding argininosuccinate lyase translates to MWKGRFSQDTSSLVQQFGESISYDWRLYPHDIAGSIAHARAQVKAGILTEEEFSQIRDGLLAILEDIKAGNFEFKTSLEDIHMNIESELTRRIGPAGAKLHTARSRNDQVATDTRLYSRTEIDGLIRAVTDLQNALLGQAERYAESVIPGYTHLQRGQPVTAGHHFLAYVEMLERDKSRLTDCRKRLNISPLGSGALAGSTINLDREQIAKELGFDGITKNSMDAIADRDYIAELLFVISLCGAHLSRLSEDLILWCSSEFGFAALSDAHTTGSSLMPQKKNPDVCELTRGKTGRLVGNLMNLLVAIKGLPLTYNRDLQEDKPPLFDSVDTLNLILAVNTEMIAAMELREKNCRAAASDPMLLATDLADYLVKKGVPFRHAHELVGKAVAEAVATGTPLDQLDLAAIDPAYGPDAKDVFSLERALVSRTNPGAPSIQNVRAEILRWKGVLSGS, encoded by the coding sequence ATGTGGAAAGGCCGCTTCTCCCAAGATACTTCGTCGCTCGTCCAACAGTTCGGAGAGTCCATCTCCTACGACTGGAGGCTTTACCCGCATGACATCGCGGGATCGATCGCCCATGCCCGCGCGCAGGTGAAGGCGGGCATCCTGACAGAGGAGGAGTTTTCCCAGATCCGTGACGGGCTGCTGGCCATCCTGGAGGACATCAAGGCGGGGAATTTCGAGTTCAAGACGTCCCTCGAGGACATCCACATGAACATCGAGTCGGAGCTGACCCGGCGGATCGGCCCGGCGGGGGCGAAGCTTCACACCGCGCGCTCCCGCAATGACCAGGTCGCCACGGACACCCGGCTCTATTCGCGGACGGAGATCGACGGACTCATCCGTGCGGTGACGGATCTACAGAACGCGTTGTTGGGGCAGGCGGAGCGTTATGCGGAATCCGTCATTCCAGGCTACACCCACCTCCAGCGCGGCCAGCCGGTGACGGCGGGGCACCATTTCCTCGCCTACGTCGAGATGCTGGAGCGGGACAAATCCCGGCTGACCGACTGCCGGAAGCGGCTGAACATTTCGCCGCTGGGATCCGGTGCCTTGGCAGGTTCGACCATCAATCTGGATCGGGAGCAGATTGCAAAGGAGCTTGGTTTCGATGGGATTACGAAAAACTCCATGGATGCCATCGCGGACCGCGACTACATCGCGGAACTGCTGTTCGTCATTTCGCTCTGCGGGGCGCACCTTTCCCGGCTCAGTGAGGATCTCATTCTCTGGTGCAGCAGCGAGTTCGGCTTTGCAGCCCTGTCGGACGCCCACACCACCGGCTCCTCCCTGATGCCGCAGAAGAAGAATCCGGACGTCTGCGAACTGACCCGGGGAAAGACCGGACGCCTGGTGGGCAACCTGATGAACCTGCTGGTGGCCATCAAGGGTCTGCCGCTGACCTACAACCGGGACCTCCAGGAGGACAAGCCGCCGCTTTTCGATTCCGTTGATACTTTGAATCTTATCCTGGCCGTGAACACGGAGATGATCGCCGCCATGGAACTGCGGGAGAAAAACTGCCGTGCCGCCGCTTCCGACCCGATGCTGCTGGCCACGGACCTCGCCGATTATCTGGTGAAGAAGGGCGTGCCATTCCGCCACGCCCATGAATTGGTCGGAAAAGCCGTCGCGGAGGCGGTCGCCACCGGGACTCCGCTGGACCAACTGGATCTGGCCGCGATTGATCCCGCCTATGGACCTGATGCGAAGGACGTCTTTTCCTTGGAAAGAGCGTTGGTCTCGCGGACAAACCCGGGCGCTCCCTCGATCCAGAACGTCCGTGCGGAGATTCTCCGCTGGAAGGGTGTCCTTTCAGGGAGTTGA
- a CDS encoding DUF5069 domain-containing protein translates to MSQIIPLISSGTAGPLGVLHLPRLWLKASLGAAGKLHPDYPACGKGYDQMVLDGLGIANADFDAFIAEKKPTYPQFEAWILEQSGGSLDATAVKKLNDSITGYHHGDDIRKDILSANGIPDDGSLPDAVNLNNLDDWLTFHREVLS, encoded by the coding sequence ATGTCCCAGATCATCCCGCTCATCAGTTCCGGCACCGCAGGCCCTCTCGGTGTGCTCCACCTGCCCCGTCTCTGGCTCAAGGCGTCCCTCGGAGCCGCTGGCAAGCTCCACCCGGACTATCCAGCCTGCGGAAAAGGCTACGACCAGATGGTGCTCGACGGCCTCGGCATCGCCAATGCGGACTTCGACGCGTTCATCGCGGAGAAAAAGCCGACCTACCCGCAGTTCGAAGCATGGATCCTCGAACAATCCGGCGGTTCCCTCGACGCCACCGCCGTGAAGAAGCTCAACGACTCGATCACCGGCTACCACCACGGTGACGACATCCGGAAGGACATCCTCTCCGCGAACGGCATCCCGGATGACGGTTCCCTGCCGGACGCCGTGAACCTCAACAACCTGGACGACTGGCTGACCTTCCACCGCGAGGTGCTTTCCTGA